DNA from Lentibacillus amyloliquefaciens:
TCAAGGCCATGCTGATACGGACCCAGTGGTTTTTCCTGATCGCCACCAACAATAAATATTTCGTGCACATCATTCTCAGCGAGGCGATCAAGCACTGTGTTAAGATGTTTTTCACTCCGGATCATCCGCGCTGCAATATGGGGAATAACCTGAGCGAAATGAGGCGCTAATGCGATTGATTTGTCGATCGTAGCGTCGATACCATTTGTCGGTGAGCAGGTGATTGTCAACGTGGCATGGGAAGGAAGTGCCGCTGTGGCCCGCTCAACGATGCCCTTAGCGGGAATGAGTTCAAAGCGGGACGCCCCCGCTTGGTTGAACAGAGCCGTTGAAGATTGCTGATCCATCATGGTCATCCCTACTTTCTTTTAAATATGATCATTGTAAGGCAAGCAACATGACACCTCTAATAGGGGTGTCATAATTTTGTGAATTCCTCTAACAATCAGTGGTCAAAATGTCTTAAAAGTGATTCAAGTCTCAGGCAGCAAAATATCTGTGCAACGGGTCTGTCTGTAAACAGACCCGTTGCATCGTTATCACGTCTCAAGCTTTCGGCCGGTCTGGTTATATCCCGTCCCGGGGTTTTCAGAAGCCTTGAACGGCGTCTGCGCAACCTCCGCCGTAACACGTCCGATGGCGTATGGTTCGGGCAGGTGTACTTCAAGCTGGGTCCCAATCATACTGAATATGTTGGGCAGCATTGCGTAACCAATGTTGCACCCCTGATTCGGTGAATAGAAGGCAGAGGTGACATATCCGACCGGCTCCGTACCGCCTTCCGCGTAAACCATATAGAAATCGGCCGGGTACCAGTCAATCTTATTGCCGCTGAATTTCAGCCCGACAAGCTTTTTAGTGACACCTTCGTTCTTGATGCGGGTTAGGGCTTCTTTGCCGATAAAATGGTCTTTGGTCAGGTCCACTTGCCACCCTAAGCCCACTTGGTATGGGTTGGTTTCCTGGTCCATATCCTGTCCATAGGAGAGGATACCCGCTTCGAGCCGCCGTATATGGCCTGGAGCAATCACTTTTAGATTGTATGGTTCACCCGCCTTGAGGAGAGGATACCAGAACTTTTCGGCGTTAACACTGGCATTATATAGATAAATCTCAAAGCCGGCTTCACCCGAGAATCCCGTGCGGGACACAATGACGGGACAATCGTTCACTTCCCCCTCCATCAGCCCGTAGTAAGGAACGTCATGAATGCGCTCGCCAAACAAATCGACCATGAGTGATGTTGATTTTGGCCCTTGAATTTGTACGGGAGACACATCGATTTCGCGTACGGTGCAATCAAAATTGTTCATGACTTTAAGCGCCTGAAGCCACAGCGACACGTCGCTGTCGGATAAAGAGAACCAAAACTCATCTTCATGCGGACGAAGGAGAACCGGATCATTGATGATGCCACCTTCGTTATTGCATAAAATAACGTAGCGGGCTTTTCCCGTCTTGACTTTCTCGACCGAGCGCGTGATCGCCAAGTCCACCAGCTTCGGGGCATCAGGGCCTTTCACCTGGATCTGTCGCTCTACCGCGACATTCCAAAGCGTGACGTGTTCGGTGAGATATTCGTATTCTTTGAGGAGACCGCCCTCCTCCATCGGGATATAGGCACGCGGATGGTACATGTTGTTGTAAACCGAATAGCACCATGACCCGGATTCTTCGGAAAGGTGCCAGAATGGGGACTTGCGCACTCTTTGCGATATAAGCATGCGTGAGCCGTTATCCCCGCTTTGACGCAGATTGACCGGAACGTGTCTTTGCACGCCCACTTCCTCGATATCGTTAGACGTTTTGAACTCTGATAGAGGTTTTCCTTCAATAGACATACCGATTGCCTCCTTTTTGTTATAAAGGAATATAATTCCCATTTTCGTAAAAGGTACTTTACCGATGATGATCGGCATTTGAATCCGGCACTTGCCACCGGAACCCCAAACGTTCGATCTATCAGAGACTTGGTAACAACCCGGACCACCCACAATCGCCTCGTGTAAAATTTTGATGTCAGTCCCTTCACAACTGACCCTGCGTATCATACCCCCTTTAAGTGTTAATTGCTGTCTTACTTCTGAACTGAAAATCAATTGTTTAATGAAGCGCTTATATTATATGTTATGATGACGTACACGCGTTGTATCCATGCATCACACAATTTTTCATTAAAGGGTGTTGCCGATCCGGACACCCTCGGAAATGGCATCGCTTAGACGCCTTGGTGCAATCGCGTCACCGATCATTTGTACATCAAGTTGCGGATCTGCCTGTTTCACTTGCTCGTAAAGCGCATCTTCTGCCGTTTGATAGCCAACGAATACCACCAGGTCAGCCTCATCTACAAGTCGTTCGTTTCCGGACCAGACGTCATTTAAAAGGAGGTGACCATCCTTTTGTCCTGCAAGCTGTTGGTTGGGTGAGAGGACGACTTGATTTTCGGCAAGCAGACGATACAGCTCCGGCTTTTGCATCGCGTCGAGATCTTCACAGACGGACCACAACGGTGTGACTAATTCAACCTGAGAAGCACCGGCAGTTGCGGCGAAATTGGCTATGCTGGCTCCGCGAAACTTTCCTTCACGATCATAGACCATAACCCGATCACCTTTTTCAATGGATACGGCTTGATCAAGAATTGCAATATCTGTTACGCAGCGCGTTGTGACGTCGCCGGCTGCAGCAAGAATGTCCGGATAGGATCCTGTTGCAAGCACAACCTTATCGGGATCCAGTTCGATTAGACTGTCAGGCGTCATTGTCGTTTTAAGCTGCACATCAACATTTAGCCGCTCGAGTTCTCTTTTAAGCCACTCAATATGTCTGCCATAGTGTGGTCGTTCGGGAGCGGTTACAGCGGCTGTCATTTGTCCTCCAAGCTGATCACCGCGCTCCCAAATCATGACGTCATGCCCTCGTGCAGCAGCTACACGTGCAGCTTCCATCCCTGCAGGTCCGCCGCCAACGATGAGTATGCGTCGCATATAATCTGCCGGCTCGAAATTTTCTAAAGAACTGTCGCCGATGGCAGGGTTAACGGTGCAAATGATGGGCATGCCCATATACAATCTGCCAATGCATCCTTCTGTACAAGCGTTGCAAGGGCGGATTTGAGACAGTTCTCCTTCCATTGTTTTTTGAGGCAACTCCGGATCTGCGATAATGGCCCGGGTCATACCTACCAGATCACAATCGTCATTGACCAGGGCATCTTCTGCCTGTTCGGGGTCGAGGATTCGTCCGGCAACCAATACCGGAGCTGAGAGATTTTCTTTCATTCTATGTGCCGCGTGGTTATACGTACTGCGTGCAAAGGTATCACCCGGAACGACCGCTGATTGGGCAGCATAGGTTGCAGCATTTCCGCCAGAAATATGAAATAGGTCAATGTGGCCCAAACGATCAAGTCTCTTGGCAATCTCGAGCATGTCATCCTGGTCAAGACCCAGATCGTCCGTAACAGGATCGCCAGTCATTCTAAAACCAATAATAAAATCATCGGATACGGCCTCAGCGACTGCTTCAATCACCTCTTCGGAAAAACGCATGCGTCCGGTCAAGTCGCCTCCATAGCGGTCTGTCCGCTTGTTGATGGCTGGGCTCCAGAATTGTTCAATCAAATGCCCCGAAAAAGAGGTGATCTCAATCCCATCCCAACCGCATCGTTCCAGTCTTGCTGCAGCATCGGCAAAGGCATCGATGATCGGCGGTATTTCATCAATACGCAAAACATGCGGTGTTTCTCGATGAATCCCTTCTGAAATAGCAGATGGCGCCTGTAAAGGACGGCCGCTAATGGAAGAATCACCCCGTCTGCCCATGTGGGTGGCTTGAGACATAATCAACCCACCGTGAGCATGCACTTTATCTGCAAGGTCTTCTAATAATTGTTCGTTTTCAGGGTCCCATAAGCTGACTGATCCATACGAGGCTGAAGAATATTTGTACACACTTGCCGAACCAAAGGCCATGATCAAACCGGCTCCGCCAGCTGCCTTGCGTTCAAGGTAGTCAACATGGCGTTTGTTTAACAAACCTGAATCAAACCCTGGCGCATGTGCGGTTGATACTATCCGGTTTTTCACTTCGCGGCGACCAATCTGGAAGGGGCTGAACAAATGCTGAAATTCCCTTCTTACGGTTGCTGAGTGGTCCGTATTCATCGATTTTACCTCCCTTGGAAAATTGGCTTCTGAATAGATATTTCGGAAACATTTTTATCCCCATCGGCGAAAAGGTAAGCGATTACATAACATCTCGAAAACTGCCTGCCACTGGATTGTTTTTAAATTCTGTACAGGAATTTATCGCAATGTTGTTAAAATTAAATACTTTATTTAACGAAATATTATTAGAAACCCATATTGATGTCAAGATATTTTTAAAAAATTTTCTGATAGTTGTTTTGAACAAAATCTATATTAATAAATACAGAGCGATGGGGGTGGTTGATGTAATGGCAGATCGGTTCCACGGTGCTCTGCACGGCTGCCGATCAGACCAGCGGTATAAAGCTGAAATACTACATCCGCCCATATGAGAATTTGTCCAGAATCTGACAAAAATATGAGCTTAACAGAAGCTAGTTTCCTGAATACAAAAAGAGTGGAATAGATGAATCAAATTGTTCATAAACAGAATAATATAAATAAAAACGAAAAAATTTAGGCTTTTTACACTGTCATCAACAAGATAGCTCATATCACAGAAACTGAATGTAAATTAATAAATAGAAAGTACACTATACTGGGTATCAAATTTAAAGATAACAGTCATCAATATTAATCATTTTACCCGATTATGGATACCGCCTATGATGTGAGTAACAAGCAAAAGAACTAACCCAACAATATTTTGTAAAGGAGGAACCTAAAAAGAAAAATATCTAAAGGAATATGAATGGCAGTAGCTAACAGAGCTGTAGCTTATAAGAAGCCTGAAGTAATAGAGGTTGAATCAATTGATTTTCCGGAGCTTGTGTTAAAAGATGGTCCTGGTGTTCATCCCCTCAATGTCGGACGAAAATGTGAACATGGGGTCATTTTAAAGGTTGTCACAACCAATATTTGCGAACGTAATTTTTTTAAAATAAATTACTGATTATTTAAACATTGGAGGAATGAAATCATGACCAAAGTGAATTTGGAATTAGCAAAACAACTAACTGATGGTGCTGAAAAAGAATCACAAAAAATTGGCGTCAACATGGTCATTACGGTTTTGGATGAAGGCGGAAATCTTATTGCCACTCATCGTATGGATGATGCTTGGCTTGCAAGTATTGATATTGCTCAAAATAAAGCTTGGACCTCAGTGGCCCTAAAGATGTCAACTTCCAACTTGGCTGAAGCCACTGTACCTAAAGCAGAGCTATATGGACTTAATACAACTAATAATGGAAGAATTGTCGTATTCGGTGGTGGTATCCCACTTATTCAAGACGGGAAGGTTGTCGGAGCAGTTGGTGTGAGTGGAAGTTCAGTTGACCATGATTGTCAAGTAGCTCAAGCGGCTGTAGATGTTTTTGAAAGCCTAAACGTTAGTACCGGACAATAATACAGACAAAGTAATAAGATTGTATAGTTGGGTATGACTTTTGCAGGATAGTTCGGATTCAGAATCCATCATCATAAAGAGTAAATTCCCAAAAATAACCTATGGGAATTAATCTCTCAGATTCAAATACTACAATAGAATGCATCTTTGGTAAATGTGAAAACCGCCAACGGGGAAGACTCGTATTGAGCTAAACTCTTGGTTAAAAGGACAGAGAAGGGTGCGATATGTCCTTCTCTGTCTTTTTGGTGAAAAGAAAAGCTGAAATCGCTGGTGGATTGGTGTTACTGTGCAAAACACTGATCTTAGCCGAATATTCCTCACAAGGGTATGTGAACATGGGCGCAAAGCCCGCTTTTAGACACCCCTTCTTTAACCTGCAAGATGGTGGAGGGTAGTGAAGGGATCATATTAGTCGCCGGGAAGAATGACCCCATCATATATTTTTTAATTGAATGATTCCACCAATAAACCTATATTATACTTGATGATGTTATTGAAAATGTGGTTGATTGATGCAATATAATATTACATTTAAATATATTATAAACAAAATCCTGGTATTTGCCGGGATTAGTTTAATCATATTAAAAATAAGCAATGTTGACCGGAAACCGTATCAGCACATTTTAATTATAAAAGGGGTTAACTTGTTGTTATTACAATGTTTAACGAGTGATTTAGAAGCGAATATAAAAATAAAAAATGTGCATCCTGAAAAGGTCGCAATAGATTTTTGAGTTATATTATGATTTAAGATATAATCTCAGCATAAATAAATGGTAATAAATTGACACAATCAGTTATAATTAAACGGGTCATGTAATAAAATTGTGCCTTTACTTAGTAAGATAATAAGGGTTAAGGCGCAAATGAGTCAGTAACTGAAATATGGGGTATAATAATGTAGCGGTTCGTTAAAACTGAAACAAGTGAATGCGAGGTGCTGCTTTATAGATAATCAAAAACTTATCAATTTTTTAAATCAGTTATTGTCCAATTACTTTGTCATGTATGTCAAACTCCATCGTTATCATTGGTTTATCCAGGGGAAGCATTTCTTCCAGCTGCATGAAATATTTGAAGATATGTATACGATGGCTGCCAAAGATATAGATGAATTAGCCGAAAGAGTGTTAATGATTGATGGCAAACCATTGGCAACTATGGCAAAATATTTGAAGGAATCAACACTGGAAGAAGCGACTGCGGATGATAAAGAAGATGAAATAACCGCTCAATTAGTTGAAGATTACAGTCAAATTATTAATGAAATAAAACAAGAAGGAATTCCGTATGCAGCAGATCAGAAAGATGAGCCTACCGTGGATTTACTGGTCACACTGCAAGGCAAATTAGAAAAATATGTCTGGATGCTGTATGCTTATCGTGCCTATGAATAAAGATAGCTAGGGGAATCGTGATGAAGAAAAAAGTCATAGCCATTGTCGGACCAACTGCTGTCGGGAAAACCGGCCTGAGCATTGAAATTGCCAGCCGCTTTGGCGGGGAAGTCATAAGCGGGGACTCCATGCAAGTATATCAGGGATTGGATATTGGCACCGCAAAAGTAACGAAGGAAGAAACCAGGGATATCCCCATTACATGATAGACAATAAAAAGCCTGACGAACCATTTTCAGTAGCTGATTATCAGTCATCGGTCCAACACTATATAGAAAAAATAGATTCACACGGGAAACTGCCGGTTATTGCAGGTGGAAGCGGTCTTTATATTCAGGCCGCTCTTTATAATTATCAATTTTCCGACGAAAGACGCAATCAACAACTCACCAGACAACTTGAACAACAGTTGAAGGACCAAGGAGCAGATGTGCTTTATAAACAGCTGCAAGAGATCGATCCTGAACAGGCCGCAAAAATTCATCCGAATAATCACAGACGTTTGATCCGTGCGCTGGAAGTATACGAATCAACAGGAAAAACAATGACTGAGCATCAGCAAACACAGCGCGATACATCACCCTATAACCCTATTTTTATAGGACTGGAAATGGATCGCAAACGATTGTATAATCGTATAAACCACCGGGTCGATACAATGCTCGAACAAGGACTCATAGAAGAAGCTAAATTATTATATGAGCAAGGTTATGAACAACATCAGGCGATGCGTGGTATTGGATACAAAGAATTCATCCCTTATTTCAAGGGAGAGCAGTCTTTTGAAGAAACCGTTCATTTACTGAAACGAAACTCCAGACGATACGCTAAACGGCAATATACATGGTTCAAAAATAAAATGGATGTGAACTGGTATACGATTACACCTGAAGAATCCGAAACTGTATTTGAAAATATTTTAGCCGATTTAGCAGGAATGTTACGAAAAATATAGAATTAATTTATAATAGATAGAAAAGAGGAGGATATGCAAATGGCACAGTCAGTAAACATTCAGGATCAATACTTGAACAAACTCAGAAAGGACCATGTATCAGTTACCGTCTTTTTAACAAATGGTTTTCAATTACGGGGGGTTTTGAAAGCTTTTGATAATTTCACTGTTTTACTGGAAACGGATGGCAAACAGCAGCTGATTTTTAAACACGCCATCTCCACATTTGCGCCAGTTCGAAATATTTCATTGGATAAAGAGTAATTCAAACAGACGCTTTCGAAAGCGTCTGTTTTATTGTGCGCTTATTTCTCAGCGGATCATTTGAATATAGGCATTTGTCACACGCCACTCTTCCTTCACGTATACTATCGTGATGGAGGAGTGATCATATGGAGACACAAACAACACAAAATAAAAAAGGACAAATAAATATTATACTGCAGGATCAACAAAACAAAGCTTACCGCCATGAAAACCAGTCTGTTTTGACAAATAATCCTTTTTCACATATCGATACTGAATTCTCTTCATTTATTGGAATGAGCGAATTGAAACAAATGATAAAAGAGATTTATGCAACGATTGTCATCAATGAAAAACGGAACGAAATGGGATTAACCGAAACGAAACAGGTACTTCATATGCTTTTCAAAGGGAACCCCGGAACAGGCAAAACGACAGTGGCAAGAAAATTGGCGAGAATGTATTTTGAAATGAATGTGTTGTCCAAAGGTCATTTTATTGAGGCGGAACGTGCTGATCTGGTTGGCGAGTATATCGGCCAGACAGCTCAAAAGACACGTGCTATTATCCAGAAAGCTATGGGTGGTATTTTATTTATTGATGAAGCCTATTCGCTGGGGCGCGGAGGAGAAAAAGACTTCGGCAAAGAGGCAATTGATACGCTTGTAAAGCATATGGAAGACAATCATAATGATTTTGTTTTAATACTGGCAGGGTATCCATATGAAATGGAGCGGTTTTTAACACTGAATCCAGGCTTGAAATCCCGTTTTCCGTTTATACTGGATTTTCGGGATTATGATATTGATCAGCTTATGAATATAGCCAAACAAATGGTCAAAGACCGTGAATATGAACTAACTCAGGAAGCGGAGCGGAAAATACGATACCAATTGTATAAGCAAAAACAAAAATCACAATTTAATTTTGCCAATGCCCGTTATGTGCGCAATGTCGTGGAGCAATCTATCAGACGTCATGCAGTGAGACTTTTGAATCGGGAGATGTTTTCAATTGATGATCTTGTTTTCTTAACCGGCGAGGATTTTAAATTCACTTCGGATTAATCCGCTCCTGAATTGTAGTGACAGCCGTTATTTGCTATGATAATGATTGAAAGTATAGATACGAATTGTTCTTAAAGGAAGAGGTATCAATATGCCGGAAAAGGTATTAGTTATCGCTGTAAAAATGCCTGAAGATAACGATGAACGTTTTAATTCATCACTTGATGAACTTAAATCGTTGTCGCATACTGCAGGAGCCACAGTGGAAAAAGCTATGATTCAGAACCGAAAGAGACTTCACCCCGCCTATTATATCGGCGAAGGGAAAATGGAAGAGATCAAAGAAGTGGCAGAGGATCTGGAAGCAGACTTAATTATTTCAAATGATGAACTTTCAGCTGGCCAGCTTCGTAACTTAACCGATCGTATCGGTGTCCATGTAATTGATCGGAGTCAGCTCATTTTGGATATATTTGCCCAGCGTGCCCGTACAAAAGAAGGTAAACTGCAAGTGGAACTTGCTCAGCTGGAGTATACCCTGCCAAGACTGCGCGGCAGAGGCGAGGAAATGTCGCGATTAGGTGCCGGTATTGGGACTCGCGGACCTGGTGAAACAAAATTGGAAACTGATCAGCGGCATATCAGAAAGAGAATTGATGATATCAAACGGCAGTTAAATCAAGTGGTTAAGCAGCGGGAACAATACCGTAAGCGCAGGAAATTAAATGACGCTTTCCAGATTGCTATAGTCGGCTATACCAATGCAGGCAAATCGACGTTATTTAACCGGCTTGCCAAAAGCGATGCACAGGTGGAAAATCAATTATTTGCTACCCTTGATCCGTTAACACGCCAAATTCAACTTCCGTTTGGCTTTCAAACATTGATAACAGACACTGTAGGATTTATCCAGGATTTGCCGACATCATTGATTGCAGCCTTCAAATCAACATTGGAAGAAGTGACAGAGGCGGATTTTATACTGCATGTTGTCGATGCAGCCAATCCTGATCTTGAACAGCACCAGCAAACCGTTGATAGATTGCTGACGGACTTAGGGGCCAATACAATCCCGAAACTCGTCGTCTATAATAAAAAAGACCGGTTAGAGACAGACTTTATCCCAATGCAGCACCCCAATATTCTAATCAGTGCAACTGAACAAAATGATATCGGTCGCGTGTTGGAAAAGATTGAGGATACCTTGAAGAATGAATGGGATGCCTATACCGTAAGTATAGCGCCTGATGAGGGTAAATTACTGCATCGTCTGGAAAAGGAAACGATTGTCACTTATCGTTCGTTTCAGGAAGAGAGCAGAAAATATTCGGTTGCAGGATATATCAGACAACATCATCCATTGAGAGGTTTAGTAAAGGAGAATTAAGACATCAATGCAGCACAATTTGATAACACAGGCTGAACATGACTGTCA
Protein-coding regions in this window:
- a CDS encoding glycine cleavage T C-terminal barrel domain-containing protein, which gives rise to MSIEGKPLSEFKTSNDIEEVGVQRHVPVNLRQSGDNGSRMLISQRVRKSPFWHLSEESGSWCYSVYNNMYHPRAYIPMEEGGLLKEYEYLTEHVTLWNVAVERQIQVKGPDAPKLVDLAITRSVEKVKTGKARYVILCNNEGGIINDPVLLRPHEDEFWFSLSDSDVSLWLQALKVMNNFDCTVREIDVSPVQIQGPKSTSLMVDLFGERIHDVPYYGLMEGEVNDCPVIVSRTGFSGEAGFEIYLYNASVNAEKFWYPLLKAGEPYNLKVIAPGHIRRLEAGILSYGQDMDQETNPYQVGLGWQVDLTKDHFIGKEALTRIKNEGVTKKLVGLKFSGNKIDWYPADFYMVYAEGGTEPVGYVTSAFYSPNQGCNIGYAMLPNIFSMIGTQLEVHLPEPYAIGRVTAEVAQTPFKASENPGTGYNQTGRKLET
- a CDS encoding FAD-dependent oxidoreductase; this encodes MNTDHSATVRREFQHLFSPFQIGRREVKNRIVSTAHAPGFDSGLLNKRHVDYLERKAAGGAGLIMAFGSASVYKYSSASYGSVSLWDPENEQLLEDLADKVHAHGGLIMSQATHMGRRGDSSISGRPLQAPSAISEGIHRETPHVLRIDEIPPIIDAFADAAARLERCGWDGIEITSFSGHLIEQFWSPAINKRTDRYGGDLTGRMRFSEEVIEAVAEAVSDDFIIGFRMTGDPVTDDLGLDQDDMLEIAKRLDRLGHIDLFHISGGNAATYAAQSAVVPGDTFARSTYNHAAHRMKENLSAPVLVAGRILDPEQAEDALVNDDCDLVGMTRAIIADPELPQKTMEGELSQIRPCNACTEGCIGRLYMGMPIICTVNPAIGDSSLENFEPADYMRRILIVGGGPAGMEAARVAAARGHDVMIWERGDQLGGQMTAAVTAPERPHYGRHIEWLKRELERLNVDVQLKTTMTPDSLIELDPDKVVLATGSYPDILAAAGDVTTRCVTDIAILDQAVSIEKGDRVMVYDREGKFRGASIANFAATAGASQVELVTPLWSVCEDLDAMQKPELYRLLAENQVVLSPNQQLAGQKDGHLLLNDVWSGNERLVDEADLVVFVGYQTAEDALYEQVKQADPQLDVQMIGDAIAPRRLSDAISEGVRIGNTL
- a CDS encoding GlcG/HbpS family heme-binding protein translates to MTKVNLELAKQLTDGAEKESQKIGVNMVITVLDEGGNLIATHRMDDAWLASIDIAQNKAWTSVALKMSTSNLAEATVPKAELYGLNTTNNGRIVVFGGGIPLIQDGKVVGAVGVSGSSVDHDCQVAQAAVDVFESLNVSTGQ
- a CDS encoding Dps family protein encodes the protein MDNQKLINFLNQLLSNYFVMYVKLHRYHWFIQGKHFFQLHEIFEDMYTMAAKDIDELAERVLMIDGKPLATMAKYLKESTLEEATADDKEDEITAQLVEDYSQIINEIKQEGIPYAADQKDEPTVDLLVTLQGKLEKYVWMLYAYRAYE
- the hfq gene encoding RNA chaperone Hfq; its protein translation is MAQSVNIQDQYLNKLRKDHVSVTVFLTNGFQLRGVLKAFDNFTVLLETDGKQQLIFKHAISTFAPVRNISLDKE
- the spoVK gene encoding stage V sporulation protein K; amino-acid sequence: METQTTQNKKGQINIILQDQQNKAYRHENQSVLTNNPFSHIDTEFSSFIGMSELKQMIKEIYATIVINEKRNEMGLTETKQVLHMLFKGNPGTGKTTVARKLARMYFEMNVLSKGHFIEAERADLVGEYIGQTAQKTRAIIQKAMGGILFIDEAYSLGRGGEKDFGKEAIDTLVKHMEDNHNDFVLILAGYPYEMERFLTLNPGLKSRFPFILDFRDYDIDQLMNIAKQMVKDREYELTQEAERKIRYQLYKQKQKSQFNFANARYVRNVVEQSIRRHAVRLLNREMFSIDDLVFLTGEDFKFTSD
- the hflX gene encoding GTPase HflX — its product is MPEKVLVIAVKMPEDNDERFNSSLDELKSLSHTAGATVEKAMIQNRKRLHPAYYIGEGKMEEIKEVAEDLEADLIISNDELSAGQLRNLTDRIGVHVIDRSQLILDIFAQRARTKEGKLQVELAQLEYTLPRLRGRGEEMSRLGAGIGTRGPGETKLETDQRHIRKRIDDIKRQLNQVVKQREQYRKRRKLNDAFQIAIVGYTNAGKSTLFNRLAKSDAQVENQLFATLDPLTRQIQLPFGFQTLITDTVGFIQDLPTSLIAAFKSTLEEVTEADFILHVVDAANPDLEQHQQTVDRLLTDLGANTIPKLVVYNKKDRLETDFIPMQHPNILISATEQNDIGRVLEKIEDTLKNEWDAYTVSIAPDEGKLLHRLEKETIVTYRSFQEESRKYSVAGYIRQHHPLRGLVKEN